The following are encoded in a window of Panicum virgatum strain AP13 chromosome 5N, P.virgatum_v5, whole genome shotgun sequence genomic DNA:
- the LOC120672875 gene encoding uncharacterized protein LOC120672875: protein MPSSRPAAASIPVSSPASPPRHHMITRARAGVFKPNPRYASLHAPTPISPIPSSIRQLNPDGSLERYKARWVVPGFSQRPGIDVPGAAARLPASIALAWGTAPALYLSYGMVSLKGRRPALTDAVAAARSFTALTPPLGLDYFAVFDGGHLGAAAARRLRARLATAIAERIDGELRSEVPLFGVASSRDVAGWWRTVIREAFRAVSGEVTASGGGRGATALVALVLEKYIVVANCGVGGSKAVLSRCGEHVELSTDHMVKLLLFSAFICLSLCPDFRLQCISLIEQYLYIILD from the coding sequence ATGCCGAGTTCAcggcctgccgccgcctccatccccGTGTCCTCGCCGGCTTCTCCCCCGCGCCATCACATGATCACTCGGGCTCGAGCTGGTGTTTTCAAGCCCAACCCGCGATACGCTTCTCTTCATGCGCCAACTCCGATCTCGCCGATCCCGTCTTCCATTCGGCAGCTCAACCCCGACGGCAGCCTGGAGCGGTACAAGGCACGGTGGGTCGTGCCTGGGTTTTCCCAGCGTCCAGGCATCGACGtcccgggggcggcggcgcggctgccggCCTCGATCGCATTGGCGTGGggcacggcgccggcgctgtACCTGTCGTACGGCATGGTCTCGCTCAAGGGCCGGCGCCCGGCGCTGACGGACGCCGTGGCGGCCGCGCGGTCGTTCACGGCGCTGACGCCGCCCCTGGGCCTCGACTACTTCGCGGTGTTCGACGGCGGCCACCTCGGCGCAGCCGCCGCTCGGCGCCTGCGCGCGCGGCTGGCCACCGCCATCGCCGAGCGGATCGACGGCGAGCTGCGCAGCGAGGTGCCGCTGTTCGGCGTGGCGTCATCGCGTGACGTGGCGGGGTGGTGGAGGACGGTCATCCGGGAGGCGTTCCGGGCCGTCAGTGGCGAGGTgacggccagcggcggcggcagaggcgcgACGGCCCTCGTCGCGCTGGTCCTGGAGAAGTACATCGTGGTCGCCAACTGCGGCGTAGGCGGCTCCAAGGCCGTGCTATCTCGCTGCGGCGAGCACGTGGAGCTCAGTACTGACCACATGGTAAAGCTCTTGTTGTTCTCGGCATTCATATGCCTGTCACTCTGTCCAGACTTCAGACTTCAATGCATATCTTTGATCGAGCAGTATCTTTATATTATTTTGGACTAG
- the LOC120672878 gene encoding protein phosphatase 2C 51-like: MSSESNVSEAAAAEYPLMWGESPELYLSYGTVSLAGRRPELTDAVAAVRSFTLLSPPMGLDYFAVVDGRHLGRGRLLSENPRFLGASHDGVVAWWRTVVEEAFRAVREELASEGAAGGVTALAALVMEKYFVIASSGGAKVVLCRGGEHVQITPDPKSKANKEEENKSVEHAGGHVVDDYTSKLDNVQQTTLASGSSSVSKPAAAVIPELDVVAVERKDRDEFLILASDGLWGAVSTESACAMVRRRLGEKTTRITLPWEAPVDAGVSPTVLARELAEKAVHAGSQDNVSVAIVLFNDFWAQFQCAPTSDE, translated from the exons ATGTCGAGCGAGAGCAATgtctcggaggcggcggcggccgagtaTCCGCTGATGTGGGGCGAGTCGCCGGAGCTGTACCTATCGTACGGTACGGTCTCGCTCGCTGGCCGGCGCCCGGAGCTGACCGACGCCGTGGCGGCCGTGCGGTCGTTCACGTTGCTGTCGCCGCCCATGGGCCTGGACTACTTCGCGGTGGtcgacggccgccacctcg GTCGAGGGCGACTGCTCAGCGAGAACCCGCGGTTCCTTGGGGCGTCGCACGACGGCGTGGTGGCGTGGTGGAGGACGGTCGTCGAGGAGGCGTTCCGGGCCGTCCGCGAGGAGCTGGCCAGcgagggcgcggccggcggcgtgacGGCGCTCGCCGCGCTGGTCATGGAGAAGTACTTCGTGAtcgcgagctccggcggcgccaAGGTCGTGCtatgccgcggcggcgagcacgtcCAGATCACTCCCGATCCCAAGAGCAAG GCcaacaaggaagaagagaacaaGAGCGTCGAACACGCCGGCGGTCATGTGGTCGACGACTACACATCCAAGCTTGACAATGTTCAGCAGACTACTCTGGCATCTG GGAGCTCGTCCGTGTccaagccggcggcggcggtgatccCGGAGCTGGACGTGGTGGCGGTGGAGCGGAAGGACCGGGACGAGTTCCTGATTCTGGCCAGCGACGGGCTCTGGGGCGCCGTGTCGACGGAGTCGGCGTGCGCCATGGTGCGGCGGAGGCTGGGGGAGAAGACCACGCGGATCACCTTGCCGTGGGAGGCGCCGGTGGACGCCGGGGTCTCGCCGACCGTGCTCGCCAGGGAGCTCGCCGAGAAGGCGGTTCACGCCGGCAGCCAGGACAACGTCAGCGTCGCCATCGTCCTGTTCAACGACTTCTGGGCGCAGTTCCAGTGCGCGCCAACCAGTGACGAGTGA
- the LOC120672159 gene encoding uncharacterized protein LOC120672159, with protein MGNMAACLAQQRATTAVPAVSPKQQGRLISLKLLLKAIRRMKTRRGGGDSGRAKIDSKSPPSSLSLSSITAAEDGSKGGGGWVEEKSSKVAVSNNPKGAVLRSRLHGRGGGLRKGAVRVKVVLTKEEAARLLSLTVGGHKTAAAQIVAEIKRMEARRAANTAAAAAAWRPALASIPEEAS; from the coding sequence ATGGGCAACATGGCAGCGTGCTTGGCCCAACAGAGAGCCACCACGGCTGTGCCGGCCGTGAGCCCCAAGCAGCAGGGGAGGCTCATCTCCCTGAAGCTCCTCTTGAAGGCCATCCGCAGGATGAAgacgaggaggggcggcggcgacagcgggAGGGCCAAGATAGATAGCAaatcgccgccgtcgtcgttgtCGTTGTCGTCAATAACGGCAGCAGAAGATGGAtcgaaaggaggaggaggatgggtgGAGGAGAAAAGCAGCAAGGTGGCGGTCTCCAACAACCCCAAGGGCGCCGTGCTGCGGTCGAGGCTCcacggccggggcggcggcctcAGGAAGGGCGCCGTGCGGGTGAAGGTGGTGCTGAccaaggaggaggccgcgcggcTTCTGTCGCTCACCGTCGGCGGCCACAagaccgccgccgcgcagatCGTGGCCGAGATCAAGAGGATGgaggcccgccgcgccgccaataccgccgccgccgccgccgcgtggcgCCCGGCGCTGGCCAGCATCCCGGAGGAGGCGTCCTAG
- the LOC120672532 gene encoding non-specific lipid-transfer protein-like — MGRASSSRPATLAVAALLLHAAAARGASAAALQCAQVAQLMAPCMPYLTGAPGMSPYGICCNCLGGLNQLAAAPADRVAACGCVKAAAGGFPSVDFARAAGLPAACGLSISFAISPNMDCTQVTEEP, encoded by the exons ATGGGCCGCGCCAGTAGCAGTAGGCCGGCCACCCTCGCGGTCGCGGCGCTGCTCCTGCACGCGGCGGCCGCCCGcggcgcctcggcggcggcgctgcagtgcGCGCAGGTGGCGCAGCTCATGGCGCCCTGCATGCCCTACCTGACGGGCGCGCCCGGGATGAGCCCCTACGGCATCTGCTGCAACTGCCTCGGCGGGCTCaaccagctcgccgccgcgcccgccgaccGCGTCGCCGCCTGCGGCTGCgtcaaggccgccgccgggggatTCCCGTCCGTCGACTTCGCGCGCGCCGCGGGGCTCCCCGCCGCCTGCGGACTCTCCATCAGCTTCGCCATCTCCCCCAACATGGACTGCACCCA AGTTACGGAGGAACCGTAA
- the LOC120674269 gene encoding endoglucanase 2-like: MAGGRGGGGSCGVAGSLALLVLAAAAQVACAAAAGHDYGTALSKSILYFEAQRSGRLPGGQRVAWRANSGLLDGKANGVDLVGGYYDAGDNVKFGLPMAFTVTMMSWSVLEYGDQMAAAGELGHALEAVRWGTDYFVKAHPEADVLYAEVGDGDSDHDCWQRPEDMTTSRQAYRLDPQHPGSELAGETAAAMAAASLVFRTSDPGYANQLLQHSKQLFDFADKYRGRYDSSITVARNYYASSSGYGDELLWAAAWLYQTSGDRRYLDYLANNADALGGTGWSINQFGWDVKYPGVQVLAAMVLLRGKAGGGPHADVLRRYKQKADLFACSCLGRAGASNVRRTPGGMIYHQSWNNVQFVTSASFLLAAYGDHLAAARQAAQCPSGAAAQPAELLAFARSQVDYILGSNPRATSYMVGYGATYPQQAHHRGASIVSIKADPAFVSCQGGYSSWYHRRGSNPNLLVGATVGGPDEYDNFADERDNYEQTEATTYNNAPMMGVLARLAAGHAGGRRFGHSLADEVSASSLKSDNQTSRPPPSLAAEHASPIEIEQNATASWTERGKTYHRYAVTVTNRSPKTVHELHIGISRLYGKVWGVDKARYGYVLPSWLPALPAGKSAAFVYVQAAPPADVWVTGYKLL, from the exons ATGGCCgggggacgaggaggaggaggatcgtGCGGCGTGGCCGGCAGCCTCGCCCTgctcgtgctcgccgccgcggcgcaggtggcgtgcgcggccgccgccgggcacgACTACGGCACGGCGCTGAGCAAGAGCATCCTCTACTTCGAGGCGCAGCGCTCCGGGCGGCTCCCCGGCGGCCAGCGGGTCGCCTGGCGCGCCAACTCCGGCCTGCTCGACGGCAAGGCCAACGGG GTGGACCTGGTGGGCGGCTACTACGACGCCGGCGACAACGTCAAGTTCGGCCTGCCGATGGCGTTCACGGTGACCATGATGTCGTGGAGCGTGCTCGAGTACGGCGAccagatggcggcggccggcgagctgggcCACGCCCTGGAGGCCGTCAGGTGGGGCACCGACTACTTCGTCAAGGCGCACCCGGAGGCCGACGTGCTCTACGCAGAG GTCGGCGACGGTGACTCGGACCACGACTGCTGGCAGCGGCCGGAGGACATGACGACGAGCCGGCAGGCGTACCGGCTGGACCCCCAGCACCCGGGGTCCGAGCTCGCCGGGGAAACCGCCgcagcaatggcggcggcgtcgctcgTCTTCCGCACCTCCGACCCCGGCTACGCCAACCAGCTCCTCCAACACTCCAAGCAG CTGTTTGATTTCGCTGACAAGTACCGGGGCCGGTACGACAGCAGCATCACCGTCGCGCGCAACTACTATGCCTCCTCCAGCGGATACGGG GACGAGCTgctgtgggcggcggcgtggctgtaCCAGACGTCCGGCGACCGGCGGTACTTGGACTACCTGGCCAACAACGCCGACGCGCTGGGCGGCACGGGCTGGTCCATCAACCAGTTCGGCTGGGACGTCAAGTACCCCGGCGTGCAGGTCCTGGCCGCCATGGTGCTCCTGCGGggcaaggccggcggcggcccgcacgCCGACGTGCTGCGGCGGTACAAGCAGAAGGCGGACCTCTTCGCGTGCTCCTGCCTCGGCAGGGCCGGCGCCAGCAACGTCCGGCGGACGCCCGGCGGCATGATCTACCACCAGAGCTGGAACAACGTGCAGTTCGTCACCAGCGCGTCGTTCCTGCTGGCGGCGTACGGCGACCACCTcgccgcggcgcggcaggcCGCACAGTGCCcgtccggggcggcggcgcagccggcGGAGCTCCTCGCGTTCGCCAGGTCGCAGGTGGACTACATCCTGGGGAGCAACCCGAGGGCGACGAGCTACATGGTCGGCTACGGCGCGACGTACCCGCAGCAGGCGCACCACCGCGGCGCGTCCATCGTGTCCATCAAGGCCGACCCCGCCTTCGTGAGCTGCCAGGGCGGCTACAGCAGCTGGTACCACCGCCGCGGCAGCAACCCGAACCTGCTCGTCggcgccaccgtcggcggccCGGACGAGTACGACAACTTCGCCGACGAGAGGGACAACTACGAGCAGACGGAGGCCACCACCTACAACAACGCGCCGATGATGGGCGTGCTCGCTCGActggccgccggccacgccggcggccgccggttTGGTCACTCGCTCGCCGATG AGGTTTCTGCATCATCCCTCAAGAGCGACAACCAGACCTCACGGCCACCTCCATCTTTGG CTGCTGAACACGCCTCGCCCATCGAGATCGAGCAGAACGCGACGGCGTCGTGGACGGAGAGGGGCAAGACGTACCACCGGTACGCGGTGACGGTGACCAACCGGTCCCCCAAGACGGTCCACGAGCTCCACATCGGCATCTCCAGGCTCTACGGCAAGGTGTGGGGGGTCGACAAGGCGCGCTACGGCTACGTGCTCCCGAGCTGGCTGCCGGCGCTGCCCGCCGGCAAGAGCGCCGCGTTCGTGTACGtccaggccgcgccgccggcggacgTCTGGGTCACCGGCTACAAGCTCCTCTAG